In one window of Chryseobacterium sp. JV274 DNA:
- a CDS encoding HD domain-containing protein codes for MNYKDQLYNARKFAIEKHNRQHYGIYPYEIHLGNVVSVLMRFSILPTNQENTDILISAWLHDILEDTTVSIEELEKRFGKKITEIVYSLTDGDGKNREERKDNMYNKLIHNQISIIVKLADRIANVEFCLIQNNKKLYDMYQKEQPKLQQIVSSKMNTEIANSLLIYLKTLL; via the coding sequence ATGAATTATAAAGACCAGCTGTATAATGCTAGAAAATTTGCAATAGAAAAACACAATCGTCAGCACTATGGAATATACCCCTATGAAATTCATTTAGGCAATGTAGTAAGTGTATTAATGAGATTTTCTATTCTCCCGACAAATCAAGAAAACACTGATATCCTGATAAGTGCATGGCTTCACGATATATTGGAAGATACTACAGTTTCAATTGAAGAATTAGAAAAAAGATTTGGAAAAAAAATTACTGAAATTGTGTATTCTTTAACTGATGGAGATGGTAAAAACAGAGAAGAAAGAAAAGACAATATGTATAATAAACTTATTCATAATCAAATTAGTATCATTGTAAAATTAGCTGACAGAATAGCTAATGTAGAGTTTTGTTTGATACAAAATAATAAGAAACTATATGATATGTATCAAAAAGAACAACCCAAACTTCAACAAATAGTATCGTCTAAAATGAATACAGAAATAGCAAATTCTCTATTAATCTACTTAAAAACATTACTGTAA
- a CDS encoding amidohydrolase, with amino-acid sequence MEKQHNHTHGCTHCSCHNPVLDVLKEELFSAENLTKINPGSGKATHEKPQTLMVSGGTILPMIGGSTDTIEAIGFADGKVVVTGTADQVETYMNDKHSGFQRKELTGTQTLLPGLIEPHVHMIPTAMMTGWLDLSPFDGQNLKAIYDLTSVGAIINGHIPKIPGAVILGRGLDPSLMPFTEKEGKKELITIDNVILDTINHDTPMMLLSASMHTLYLNTKALEYVFDHNPDIKSEYKTVDKYISETKGQLQEGLQMTPALKTIKLQIIAMSIEINRYLTELFHTANSRGVTFMYDAGLNKGSVTLLTKYFETHPEVVRTGGAHLCSNQEDVDKLEPYKEPEHYKPVYYGHIKVVSDGSNQGLTGYQSAPYLCDPANNTGVFNFPQTGIPAHTIPPSYNTLINSVVAVKGWPLMVHANGDQAVTFAINAYQRTLAQYKGPELRNRIEHCSLLTADQITNMLQMGVSPSFLIGHVGYWGYAFKEVIFGAKAQMLDLCGSTLAAGMRITLHSDNEVSPLGPLRMMEQSITRIMEKNPKDIEVLNGAERLTPEQALIAVTYDAAWQCYADKWVGSLDNGYFADFVILEQNPLSLNTPSLQYMKMRDIPVLETWVGGICVYTYDQNRKTETEKDMIFSGK; translated from the coding sequence ATGGAAAAACAACACAATCACACGCATGGCTGCACCCATTGCTCTTGCCACAATCCTGTTTTAGATGTTCTTAAAGAAGAACTTTTCAGTGCAGAAAATCTGACGAAAATAAATCCCGGTTCCGGAAAAGCAACCCACGAAAAACCACAAACACTGATGGTAAGTGGAGGTACTATTCTGCCTATGATCGGTGGATCAACGGATACCATTGAAGCCATTGGATTTGCTGATGGAAAAGTTGTTGTAACCGGTACAGCAGATCAGGTAGAAACCTATATGAATGACAAACATTCAGGATTTCAAAGAAAAGAATTGACAGGCACTCAAACTTTACTTCCCGGACTGATAGAACCCCATGTTCATATGATTCCTACGGCAATGATGACCGGCTGGCTGGATCTGAGTCCTTTTGACGGACAGAATTTAAAAGCAATATACGATTTGACTTCTGTTGGGGCCATTATCAACGGGCACATTCCAAAAATTCCTGGAGCGGTTATTTTAGGAAGAGGATTGGATCCTTCTTTAATGCCATTTACGGAAAAAGAAGGCAAAAAAGAGTTAATAACGATTGATAATGTCATCCTTGATACGATTAATCATGATACTCCTATGATGCTGTTAAGCGCCTCAATGCATACCCTTTATCTGAATACGAAGGCATTAGAGTATGTGTTTGATCATAATCCTGATATAAAAAGTGAGTATAAAACTGTTGACAAATATATCAGCGAAACGAAAGGCCAGCTGCAGGAAGGTTTACAGATGACTCCGGCATTGAAGACCATAAAGCTGCAGATCATTGCAATGAGCATAGAGATCAACCGTTATCTTACCGAGCTTTTTCACACGGCCAATTCAAGAGGAGTTACTTTTATGTATGATGCCGGGCTTAATAAGGGCTCGGTAACACTTTTAACCAAATATTTTGAGACGCATCCTGAGGTGGTAAGAACGGGTGGGGCACATCTTTGTTCCAATCAGGAGGATGTAGATAAACTGGAACCTTATAAAGAGCCGGAACACTATAAACCTGTATATTATGGACATATTAAAGTGGTTTCAGATGGCTCAAACCAGGGATTAACCGGATATCAGAGTGCTCCATACCTGTGTGATCCTGCCAATAATACAGGGGTATTTAATTTCCCGCAGACTGGTATTCCTGCCCATACAATTCCGCCAAGCTATAATACATTGATCAATTCTGTGGTAGCGGTAAAAGGCTGGCCATTAATGGTTCATGCCAATGGTGATCAGGCAGTAACATTTGCCATCAATGCGTATCAGCGTACTCTGGCTCAATATAAAGGTCCGGAGCTTCGTAACCGTATAGAACATTGTTCACTTCTTACTGCAGATCAGATTACCAATATGCTCCAGATGGGAGTTTCACCAAGTTTCCTAATCGGACACGTAGGGTACTGGGGATATGCTTTTAAGGAAGTAATATTCGGTGCAAAGGCACAAATGCTCGATCTTTGCGGTTCAACGCTTGCTGCCGGAATGAGAATTACCCTTCACAGTGATAATGAGGTGAGTCCGTTAGGTCCTTTGAGAATGATGGAACAATCAATTACCAGAATCATGGAAAAGAATCCAAAGGATATTGAAGTTTTAAATGGTGCGGAACGTCTTACTCCTGAACAGGCTTTGATTGCGGTTACTTATGATGCTGCATGGCAATGTTATGCAGACAAATGGGTGGGATCGTTAGATAATGGGTATTTTGCTGATTTTGTTATATTGGAACAGAACCCGCTTTCGTTAAATACCCCTTCATTGCAATATATGAAAATGAGGGATATTCCGGTATTGGAAACCTGGGTAGGCGGTATATGTGTATATACCTATGATCAGAATAGAAAGACAGAGACCGAAAAAGACATGATTTTTTCAGGCAAATAA
- a CDS encoding MalY/PatB family protein: MKYNFDEIIERRGTDSVKWDWAREDILPMWVADMDFKTAPEVIEAIAEKFSHGIFGYGTIPKDFHQSVIDWWETNHHFTIEKDWLLPATGILPSLSAIVRTFVKPDENIILQTPVYNHFFTILENYGCHIVCNDLKYEGGDYTIDFDDLEKKASDPKTKLLLFCNPHNPVGKVWTREDLEKIAEICSRNNVMVVSDEIHSDLIFNNLRHIPFVSVAQNDEMQSVTCGSPCKTFNFSGLPISYLISRDKNILEQTRKTLELQENSYPNPIAIEALISAYTKGNEWMGELKDYLYQNFIFLRDFCGEHLPAIKVISLEATYLVWLDCRSFGKTSDELSKILLMEGKVWLNSGTMYGKNGEGFLRINIGCPRQLLTEGLERLKKSLKE; the protein is encoded by the coding sequence ATGAAATACAATTTCGACGAAATTATAGAAAGAAGAGGAACCGATTCTGTAAAATGGGATTGGGCAAGAGAAGATATTTTACCGATGTGGGTTGCTGATATGGACTTTAAAACCGCTCCGGAAGTGATTGAGGCTATCGCTGAGAAGTTTTCTCATGGTATTTTCGGATATGGTACAATTCCTAAAGACTTTCATCAGTCAGTGATTGATTGGTGGGAAACAAATCATCATTTTACCATAGAAAAAGACTGGCTTTTGCCTGCAACGGGGATCCTTCCATCGCTTTCAGCCATCGTTCGTACGTTTGTGAAGCCTGATGAAAATATTATTTTGCAGACTCCTGTTTACAATCACTTTTTCACCATTTTAGAAAATTATGGATGTCATATAGTCTGCAATGATTTGAAATATGAAGGAGGAGATTATACCATTGATTTTGATGATCTGGAAAAAAAAGCTTCTGATCCGAAAACTAAACTTTTGTTGTTCTGCAATCCGCATAATCCGGTGGGAAAAGTCTGGACAAGAGAAGATTTGGAAAAAATAGCGGAGATTTGTTCACGGAATAATGTGATGGTGGTTTCTGATGAAATTCATTCTGATTTGATTTTTAATAATCTGCGGCATATTCCGTTTGTTTCGGTAGCTCAGAATGATGAGATGCAATCGGTGACTTGCGGTTCACCATGTAAGACTTTTAATTTTTCAGGTTTACCAATATCGTACCTGATTTCCCGGGACAAAAATATATTGGAACAGACCCGTAAGACTTTAGAGCTTCAGGAAAACAGCTATCCAAACCCAATTGCAATAGAAGCCTTGATTTCAGCCTATACAAAAGGAAATGAATGGATGGGTGAGCTTAAAGACTATCTATATCAGAATTTTATATTTCTTAGAGATTTTTGCGGTGAACATCTGCCTGCCATCAAAGTAATTTCTTTGGAAGCAACCTATCTGGTTTGGCTGGATTGCCGCTCATTTGGTAAAACTTCTGATGAATTGTCAAAAATTCTTCTGATGGAGGGTAAAGTCTGGCTTAATTCCGGAACAATGTACGGGAAAAATGGAGAAGGTTTCCTGAGAATCAATATCGGTTGTCCAAGGCAGCTCCTGACGGAAGGTCTGGAGCGGTTAAAAAAATCTTTGAAGGAATAA
- a CDS encoding ABC transporter permease/substrate-binding protein, protein MSEQSFWQFITEQHEKLLTQILQHLGLTFLSLFLAIIIGVPLGILIARKRKLSGSVLGIAGILQTIPSIALLGFMIPAFGIGATPAIVALLIYALLPIIRNTYTGIMEVDPAVTEAAKAMGMNRKQLLFKVQLPLAMPVIIAGIRTAAVINVGVATLASFVAAGGLGEFIFGGISLNNTNMILAGAIPAALLAVLLDQTIAVLQKLSYQSVKKLKYIVPVVLVIIGIIYLLTSVSDHKLKAGFTPEFMGRQDGDLGLRSVYGLDAHPLVVSDAIMYKAAYEKELDLISGYSTDGRIKAFDLYVLEDDKKIFPPYFAAPVIKTKTLKKFPELEKTLNLLAGKFNDSIMTDLNYKADYLKQTPEKIAKDFLLKTHLYKNPRKGNSQTIKIGSKIFGEQYILTEIYKMLIEGYTDYKVETKTGLGGTKICFDALVNDAIDFYPEYTGTGLLVLLKPSAKTIEEVSKSPEKTFDYVNLEFQKQYGIEWLQPLGFNNAYALMMRKKQADELKIKNISDLKNYLDPK, encoded by the coding sequence ATGAGTGAACAAAGTTTTTGGCAGTTTATCACAGAGCAGCATGAAAAACTGCTTACTCAGATTTTACAGCACCTGGGACTCACTTTTTTGTCTCTGTTTCTGGCCATTATTATTGGTGTGCCTTTAGGAATCTTAATTGCTAGAAAAAGAAAATTATCAGGTTCTGTTTTGGGAATTGCAGGAATTTTACAGACTATTCCGAGCATTGCTTTGCTGGGATTTATGATTCCTGCTTTCGGGATCGGGGCAACTCCGGCTATTGTTGCTCTGCTGATCTACGCGCTTTTACCCATTATCAGAAATACGTATACCGGAATCATGGAAGTAGATCCGGCGGTCACTGAAGCCGCAAAAGCAATGGGGATGAATAGAAAACAATTGCTTTTCAAAGTTCAGCTTCCTTTGGCAATGCCTGTCATTATTGCGGGCATCAGAACTGCGGCAGTCATCAATGTTGGGGTGGCAACTTTAGCTTCATTTGTGGCGGCGGGAGGTTTGGGTGAATTTATTTTTGGCGGAATTTCCCTCAATAATACCAATATGATTCTGGCCGGAGCAATTCCTGCAGCGTTACTGGCTGTTCTTTTAGATCAGACCATTGCGGTTTTGCAGAAATTAAGCTATCAGTCCGTAAAGAAATTAAAATATATTGTTCCTGTAGTATTGGTGATTATCGGTATTATTTATCTTTTGACTTCCGTGTCGGATCATAAGCTTAAAGCAGGCTTTACGCCTGAGTTTATGGGACGGCAGGATGGGGATCTGGGACTTCGTTCGGTGTATGGGCTTGATGCGCATCCGCTGGTTGTAAGTGATGCCATTATGTACAAAGCAGCCTACGAAAAAGAACTGGACCTCATCAGCGGATATTCCACAGATGGCAGAATCAAAGCTTTTGATTTGTATGTTCTGGAGGATGACAAGAAGATTTTCCCGCCTTATTTTGCAGCTCCGGTAATCAAAACAAAAACTCTGAAAAAGTTTCCTGAACTGGAAAAAACATTGAATCTTTTAGCTGGGAAATTCAATGATTCAATCATGACAGATCTGAATTATAAAGCGGATTATCTCAAACAGACTCCTGAGAAAATCGCCAAAGATTTTTTATTAAAAACACATTTGTATAAAAATCCACGCAAAGGAAATTCTCAAACCATAAAAATCGGTTCAAAAATTTTTGGTGAGCAATATATTCTTACCGAAATTTACAAAATGCTCATTGAAGGCTACACGGATTATAAAGTGGAAACGAAAACGGGGCTTGGCGGAACGAAAATCTGCTTTGATGCTCTGGTGAATGATGCGATTGATTTTTATCCCGAATATACAGGAACCGGACTTTTGGTTTTGCTGAAACCTTCGGCAAAAACGATAGAAGAAGTTTCTAAAAGCCCGGAAAAAACGTTCGACTATGTCAATCTGGAATTCCAGAAACAGTACGGGATTGAATGGCTGCAGCCACTTGGTTTTAATAATGCTTATGCTTTGATGATGCGGAAAAAACAGGCTGATGAACTTAAAATTAAAAATATTTCAGACCTGAAAAATTATCTGGATCCAAAATAA
- a CDS encoding ABC transporter ATP-binding protein, with protein sequence MITVESVSKSFNGKKAVDAISFQANDKEILVLLGTSGCGKTTMLKMINRLIEVDSGTILIDGKNIQSQKVEEIRMGIGFVMQHSGLFPHYTIQQNIAIIPDLLKWDKKKTDGKIRELLHKLHLSEEILTRFPNELSGGQQQRVGIARALIADSPVLLMDEPFGALDNITKSDIHTEFKSLEELKNKTIILVTHDVQEAFDLGHKICLMDKGKIIQTGTPKEMLYQPQNDFVKNFFAKNRLLLEYKVATLKDMTSLIDGHRFYEELQFSDNIGLWDALQQLSADTSLSGDYENLIKAFNEYRKFQTV encoded by the coding sequence ATGATTACAGTTGAATCGGTTTCAAAAAGTTTTAACGGAAAAAAAGCAGTGGATGCTATTTCTTTTCAGGCCAATGATAAGGAAATTTTGGTGCTTTTAGGAACAAGCGGCTGCGGAAAAACAACCATGCTGAAAATGATAAATCGTCTTATCGAAGTGGATTCCGGGACTATTCTGATTGACGGTAAAAATATTCAGTCCCAAAAAGTGGAAGAGATACGGATGGGAATTGGCTTTGTCATGCAGCATTCCGGGTTATTTCCCCATTATACTATACAACAGAATATAGCAATCATTCCCGATTTACTGAAATGGGACAAAAAAAAGACGGATGGTAAAATCCGTGAATTATTGCATAAGCTTCATCTTTCAGAAGAGATCCTTACACGTTTTCCTAACGAATTAAGCGGCGGCCAGCAGCAAAGAGTGGGAATTGCCCGTGCTTTGATTGCCGATTCGCCTGTTTTGTTGATGGATGAACCGTTCGGAGCATTGGATAATATTACCAAAAGCGATATTCATACAGAATTCAAATCACTGGAAGAGCTTAAAAATAAAACAATTATTCTGGTTACTCACGATGTTCAGGAGGCATTCGATTTAGGTCATAAAATTTGTCTGATGGATAAAGGAAAGATTATTCAGACTGGAACTCCAAAAGAAATGCTGTACCAGCCCCAAAATGATTTTGTTAAAAACTTCTTTGCCAAAAACCGGCTTTTACTGGAATACAAAGTGGCTACATTGAAGGATATGACTTCTCTGATTGATGGTCATCGTTTCTATGAAGAGCTTCAGTTTTCAGACAATATAGGTTTATGGGATGCATTACAGCAGTTGAGTGCAGATACTTCGCTTTCCGGAGATTATGAAAATCTGATTAAAGCTTTTAATGAATACCGAAAATTCCAGACTGTATGA
- the egtB gene encoding ergothioneine biosynthesis protein EgtB codes for MKKDALLVQANPHKNWIKKYSEIRNHSVEICGPLEIEDYVVQPIVDVSPPKWHLGHTTWFFETFILQPNFPGYEVFDPQYNFVFNSYYETIGARVIRTDRGNLSRPSVSDVFKYREYVDQKMDEFLQNGYLTESLESLLELGLNHEQQHQELLLTDIKYILGHNPLFPAYKKENTSKKETAGNFEMISFPEGIYEIGFKGEGFCFDNELGRHKVYLNDFKICSQLVTNKEYLEFIEAGGYEDFRHWHAEGWDWVKQNNAKSPLYWHCIDGKWMNYTLNGLQEIDLEEAVCHISFFEASAFASWKGKRLPTEAEWEVASAHLEWGKGWEWTNSAYLPYPGYKKEAGAVGEYNGKFMVNQMVLRGASAATPHGHSRNTYRNFFQTHLQWQFTGIRLAQ; via the coding sequence ATGAAAAAAGATGCATTACTTGTACAGGCAAATCCTCATAAAAACTGGATAAAAAAATATTCCGAAATCCGGAATCATTCCGTTGAGATCTGCGGTCCTCTGGAAATTGAAGATTACGTAGTTCAGCCTATCGTGGATGTGAGTCCTCCGAAATGGCATTTAGGCCACACAACCTGGTTTTTTGAAACCTTTATTTTGCAGCCCAATTTTCCGGGATATGAGGTTTTTGATCCTCAGTACAATTTTGTGTTCAACAGTTATTACGAAACCATCGGTGCCCGTGTAATCCGTACCGACAGGGGAAATCTGAGCCGTCCTTCTGTTTCAGATGTTTTTAAATACCGTGAATATGTAGATCAGAAGATGGATGAATTTCTTCAGAACGGATATCTTACTGAATCACTGGAATCTTTACTGGAATTGGGCTTAAACCACGAACAGCAGCACCAGGAACTGTTACTGACAGACATCAAATATATTTTAGGTCACAATCCTTTATTTCCTGCTTACAAAAAGGAAAATACTTCAAAAAAAGAAACTGCTGGAAATTTTGAAATGATAAGTTTTCCAGAAGGAATTTATGAAATTGGGTTTAAGGGTGAAGGTTTTTGTTTTGATAATGAGCTCGGAAGACACAAAGTATATCTGAATGATTTTAAGATTTGCAGCCAATTAGTGACTAATAAAGAATATTTAGAATTTATTGAAGCTGGCGGTTACGAAGATTTCAGACACTGGCATGCCGAAGGCTGGGATTGGGTAAAACAGAATAATGCAAAATCCCCTTTATACTGGCATTGTATTGATGGAAAATGGATGAATTATACGTTAAACGGCTTACAGGAAATCGACCTGGAGGAAGCCGTCTGCCATATCAGTTTTTTCGAAGCTTCTGCTTTCGCTTCATGGAAAGGAAAACGCTTGCCAACTGAAGCTGAATGGGAAGTGGCATCAGCGCATTTGGAATGGGGAAAAGGCTGGGAGTGGACCAATTCTGCTTATCTTCCGTATCCGGGATATAAAAAAGAAGCAGGAGCTGTAGGAGAATATAACGGGAAATTTATGGTGAATCAAATGGTGCTTCGTGGTGCTTCAGCAGCAACTCCGCACGGGCACAGCAGAAATACCTATCGGAACTTTTTCCAGACTCATTTACAGTGGCAGTTTACCGGAATCAGACTTGCACAATAA
- the egtD gene encoding L-histidine N(alpha)-methyltransferase, which yields MNMRVKQNYRLKNDYSDNFGADVLKGLSAHPKKLSSKYFYDKTGDHLFQQIMVMPEYYLTNCELDIFQNKTEELAKAISNINESFDLIELGAGDAMKSSYLLKNLVEKGTDFTYMPIDISGNILSVLQENLKKKLPELEILPLEGEYFDMLDKATGISKRKKVVLFLGGNIGNMESEEARHFCNEVKRKLNAGDLFLVGFDLKKNPNTILAAYNDPAGITASFNLNLLTRINRELKADFKVENFQHYQNYDPISGACRSFLVSLYNQEVHVGNHLFHFKKDELIDMEVSQKFSEQDIKKLAGDSGFHILVEIRDTKNWFVDSIWMV from the coding sequence ATGAATATGCGGGTAAAACAGAATTATCGTCTTAAGAATGATTATTCCGATAACTTCGGCGCGGATGTCTTAAAAGGTCTGTCTGCTCATCCGAAAAAATTATCTTCAAAATATTTTTATGACAAAACAGGAGACCACCTCTTCCAGCAGATTATGGTCATGCCTGAATATTATCTTACCAATTGTGAGCTGGACATATTTCAAAATAAAACAGAAGAACTAGCAAAAGCGATTTCCAATATCAATGAATCTTTTGATCTGATAGAATTGGGAGCAGGCGATGCGATGAAATCATCTTACCTTCTCAAAAATTTAGTAGAAAAAGGAACAGATTTCACCTATATGCCTATTGATATTTCGGGAAATATTCTTTCTGTTTTGCAGGAAAACCTGAAGAAAAAACTTCCTGAACTGGAAATCTTACCCCTGGAAGGAGAGTATTTTGATATGCTTGATAAAGCCACCGGTATTTCGAAAAGGAAAAAAGTGGTCCTTTTCTTAGGCGGGAATATCGGAAACATGGAAAGTGAGGAAGCCAGACATTTCTGCAATGAAGTGAAAAGAAAACTGAATGCCGGAGATTTGTTTCTCGTAGGTTTTGACCTCAAGAAAAATCCAAACACCATTCTTGCCGCTTATAACGATCCTGCGGGAATTACCGCTTCGTTCAATCTTAATCTTCTTACCAGAATCAACCGGGAACTGAAAGCTGATTTCAAGGTGGAAAATTTTCAGCACTATCAAAACTATGACCCCATTTCAGGAGCCTGCAGAAGTTTTTTGGTGAGCCTTTATAATCAGGAAGTACATGTGGGAAATCATTTGTTTCATTTTAAAAAAGATGAGCTGATTGATATGGAGGTTTCTCAGAAATTTTCGGAACAGGATATCAAAAAACTGGCTGGAGACTCAGGGTTTCATATTCTTGTTGAAATTAGAGATACTAAAAACTGGTTTGTAGATTCTATCTGGATGGTATAA